The proteins below are encoded in one region of Amycolatopsis magusensis:
- a CDS encoding PP2C family protein-serine/threonine phosphatase encodes MERALRASAPHELIDTVRSALAEHFGALTVDLLMADYGLTMLQPVAVLPYTSRPVPVRGSAPGEVFSTQRTTCEPAGSGVLALLPVTVRGDRLGVLSVGLAQEPGEELLGELAQVAEALGHEILVAERDTDLYLQARRAQRLTLAAEMQWQLLPGRACTRAEYQLGAQLEPAYAIFGDNFDWSTSADHLTLTVSNGMGDGIQAALLTNLAVNAMRNARRAGIGLADQAMLADQAVYAQHRGDCHVATLLLRFDLATGEVDVVDAGSPRLWRLRDGVAEPITFDEQLPLGMFEDTHYTAERFHVRPGDRLVLVSDGVYDVASPAGERYGEQALARAIVNTREHPSAHVPREILRRLAGHRDGGQSEDDAMILCLDWRGR; translated from the coding sequence GTGGAACGGGCGCTCCGCGCTTCGGCTCCCCACGAACTGATCGACACCGTCCGCAGCGCACTGGCCGAGCACTTCGGCGCGCTGACGGTCGACCTGCTGATGGCCGACTACGGGCTGACCATGCTGCAACCGGTCGCCGTGCTGCCGTACACGAGCAGACCCGTGCCGGTGCGCGGCAGCGCGCCGGGCGAGGTGTTCAGCACCCAGCGCACCACCTGCGAGCCCGCCGGCAGCGGCGTGCTCGCCCTGCTCCCGGTCACCGTGCGCGGGGACCGGCTCGGCGTGCTGAGCGTCGGGCTGGCCCAGGAGCCCGGCGAGGAGCTGCTCGGGGAGCTCGCGCAGGTCGCCGAGGCGCTGGGCCACGAGATCCTGGTCGCCGAACGCGACACCGACCTGTACCTGCAGGCGCGCCGGGCGCAGCGCCTGACGCTGGCCGCCGAGATGCAGTGGCAGCTGCTGCCCGGCCGGGCCTGCACCCGGGCCGAGTACCAGCTCGGCGCCCAGCTCGAACCCGCCTACGCGATCTTCGGCGACAACTTCGACTGGTCCACCTCGGCCGATCACCTCACGCTGACCGTGTCCAACGGCATGGGCGACGGCATCCAGGCCGCGCTGCTGACCAACCTCGCGGTCAACGCGATGCGCAACGCCCGCCGCGCCGGCATCGGGCTCGCCGACCAGGCCATGCTCGCCGACCAGGCCGTCTACGCCCAGCACCGCGGCGACTGCCACGTCGCCACGCTGCTGCTCCGCTTCGACCTGGCCACCGGGGAGGTCGACGTGGTCGACGCCGGCTCGCCGCGGCTGTGGCGCCTGCGCGACGGGGTGGCCGAGCCGATCACCTTCGACGAGCAACTGCCGCTGGGCATGTTCGAGGACACCCACTACACCGCCGAGCGGTTCCACGTGCGCCCCGGCGACCGGCTGGTCCTGGTCAGCGACGGGGTCTACGACGTGGCTTCCCCAGCGGGTGAACGCTATGGCGAACAAGCCCTCGCCCGTGCCATCGTGAACACGCGGGAGCACCCCTCCGCGCACGTCCCGCGGGAGATCCTGCGCCGGCTCGCCGGCCACCGTGATGGCGGGCAATCGGAAGACGACGCCATGATCCTCTGCCTGGACTGGCGCGGCCGCTGA